The genomic region TCTCGTTGCGCTTGAAGGTGTATTCATACATGAAGTTGGACGGCAGCCAGGCCGAGCCGCCCGGCCCGCCCGAGGTCAGCGCCACGACAAGGTCGTAGGACTTGATCGCCATATGGGCGAGCACGATGAAGGCGGAGAGAAAGATCGGCCGCAAGAGCGGAATGACGATGCGGCGATAAAGCTGGAAGGGCGAAGCGCCGTCGATCTGCGCCGCCTTCATGATCTCGCCGTCGATGCCGCGAAGGCCTGCCAGGAACATCGCCATGACGAAGCCCGACGCCTGCCAGACACCGGCAATGACGACGGTGTAGATGACGAAGTCCTTGTTCTTGATCCAGTCGAAGTGGAAGCTCGTCCAGCCGAAGTGGTGCAGCGTCTGTTCGAGCCCGAGGCCGGGATCGAGGAACCATTTCCACGCAACGCCTGTCACGATGAAGGAGAGCGCCATCGGATAGAGGAAGATCGGCCTGAGCAACCCCTCGCCGCGGATCTTCTGGTCGAGCAGGATGGCCAGCAGCAGGCCGAGCGCCAGGCAGATGCCGACATAGAGAAAGCCGAAGATCGCCATGTTGGTGATCGAGGTGTACCAGGAGGACGGCGGGTCGCTCTCGAAGGTCCAGCGCCACAGCCGCTGATAGGCGCGTGGCCCCGTCAGCGCATAAGACGGAAAGGTCTTGGAATTGGTGAACGACAGATAGGCCGTCCAGACGATGAAGCCGTAGACGAAGATGAGGGTGATGACGAAGCTCGGCGCCAGCACGATCTTCGGCAGCGCATCCTGCAGCCGGCCCCTGAGCGAGATCGGCGTCGCTTGGCCGGGGGTCAGAACCGGATCGGTTGTGGCAACTGTGCTCATGG from Rhizobium sp. BT03 harbors:
- a CDS encoding carbohydrate ABC transporter permease — protein: MSTVATTDPVLTPGQATPISLRGRLQDALPKIVLAPSFVITLIFVYGFIVWTAYLSFTNSKTFPSYALTGPRAYQRLWRWTFESDPPSSWYTSITNMAIFGFLYVGICLALGLLLAILLDQKIRGEGLLRPIFLYPMALSFIVTGVAWKWFLDPGLGLEQTLHHFGWTSFHFDWIKNKDFVIYTVVIAGVWQASGFVMAMFLAGLRGIDGEIMKAAQIDGASPFQLYRRIVIPLLRPIFLSAFIVLAHMAIKSYDLVVALTSGGPGGSAWLPSNFMYEYTFKRNEMAVGSASAIIMLMTISAIIVPYLYSELKEKAR